In Streptomyces sp. NBC_00704, a genomic segment contains:
- a CDS encoding NADP-dependent isocitrate dehydrogenase, with amino-acid sequence MTDSTIIYTHTDEAPALATYSFLPVVQAYASQAGVPVETRDISLAGRIIAVFPEYLTEDQRIPDALTELGELAKTPEANIIKLPNISASIPQLKAAVAELQAQGYALPDYPDDPKTDEEREIQARYDKIKGSAVNPVLREGNSDRRAPASVKNYAKTHPHRMGAWSSDSKTNVATMGENDFRSTEKSAVISEAGSLRIELVAADGSTTVLRESVPVQKDEVVDASVLHVAALREFLTAQIARAKAEGVLFSVHLKATMMKVSDPIIFGHVVRAFFPKTFAQYGAALAAAGLSPNDGLGGIFKGLESLPEGDAIKASFDAELAEGPALAMVDSDKGITNLHVPSDVIVDASMPAMIRTSGHMWGPDGQEADTLAVLPDSSYSGVYQAVVDDCRAHGAYDPSTMGSVPNVGLMAQKAEEYGSHDKTFEIKAAGTVRLVDQAGNVVIEQEVAEGDIFRACQTKDAPIRDWVKLAVTRARATGDPAVFWLDETRAHDAQLITKVNAYLPEHDTEGLDIRILAPVEATKLSVERIRRGEDTISVTGNVLRDYLTDLFPILELGTSAKMLSVVPLMAGGGLFETGAGGSAPKHVQQLVKENYLRWDSLGEFFALVPSLEQFSEATGNTRAKVLADTLDRATATFLNEDKSPTRRVGGIDNRGSHFYLSLYWAQELARQTDDAELAKAFAQLAETLAANEQVIVGELNAVQGRPADIGGYYRPDPAKAAAVMRPSATWNEALASLS; translated from the coding sequence GTGACTGACTCGACCATCATCTATACGCACACTGACGAGGCCCCGGCCCTGGCGACGTATTCCTTCCTGCCGGTGGTCCAGGCGTACGCCTCGCAGGCGGGTGTTCCCGTGGAGACGCGGGACATCTCGCTGGCCGGACGCATCATCGCCGTGTTCCCGGAGTACCTGACCGAGGACCAGCGGATCCCGGACGCGCTGACCGAGCTGGGCGAGCTGGCCAAGACGCCCGAGGCCAACATCATCAAGCTGCCGAACATCTCGGCGTCGATCCCGCAGCTCAAGGCCGCGGTCGCCGAGCTTCAGGCCCAGGGCTACGCGCTGCCGGACTACCCGGACGACCCGAAGACCGACGAGGAGCGGGAGATCCAGGCCCGCTACGACAAGATCAAGGGCTCCGCGGTCAACCCGGTCCTGCGCGAGGGCAACTCCGACCGCCGCGCCCCCGCGTCGGTCAAGAACTACGCCAAGACCCACCCGCACCGCATGGGCGCCTGGTCGTCGGACTCCAAGACGAACGTCGCCACCATGGGCGAGAACGACTTCCGCTCCACCGAGAAGTCCGCCGTGATCTCCGAGGCGGGCTCGCTGCGCATCGAGCTGGTCGCCGCCGACGGCTCCACGACCGTCCTGCGCGAGTCCGTGCCCGTCCAGAAGGACGAGGTCGTCGACGCGTCCGTGCTGCACGTCGCGGCGCTGCGGGAGTTCCTCACCGCGCAGATCGCCCGCGCCAAGGCCGAGGGCGTGCTGTTCTCGGTGCACCTCAAGGCCACGATGATGAAGGTCTCCGACCCGATCATCTTCGGTCACGTGGTCCGCGCGTTCTTCCCGAAGACCTTCGCGCAGTACGGCGCGGCCCTGGCGGCGGCCGGACTGTCCCCCAACGACGGCCTCGGCGGCATCTTCAAGGGCCTGGAGTCGCTGCCCGAGGGCGACGCGATCAAGGCGTCGTTCGACGCGGAGCTGGCCGAGGGCCCGGCCCTGGCGATGGTCGACTCCGACAAGGGCATCACCAACCTGCACGTGCCGTCCGACGTCATCGTCGACGCCTCGATGCCGGCCATGATCCGCACCTCCGGCCACATGTGGGGCCCGGACGGCCAGGAGGCCGACACCCTCGCGGTCCTGCCGGACTCGTCCTACTCGGGCGTGTACCAGGCCGTGGTCGACGACTGCCGCGCCCACGGCGCCTACGACCCCTCGACGATGGGCTCCGTCCCCAACGTCGGTCTGATGGCGCAGAAGGCCGAGGAGTACGGCTCCCACGACAAGACCTTCGAGATCAAGGCCGCCGGCACGGTCCGCCTCGTCGACCAGGCCGGCAACGTGGTCATCGAGCAGGAGGTCGCCGAGGGCGACATCTTCCGCGCCTGCCAGACCAAGGACGCGCCGATCCGCGACTGGGTCAAGCTGGCCGTCACCCGCGCCCGCGCCACCGGCGACCCGGCCGTGTTCTGGCTGGACGAGACGCGCGCCCACGACGCGCAGCTGATCACCAAGGTCAACGCCTACCTGCCGGAGCACGACACCGAGGGCCTGGACATCCGCATCCTGGCTCCGGTCGAGGCCACCAAGCTGTCGGTGGAGCGCATCCGCCGCGGCGAGGACACGATCTCGGTCACGGGCAACGTCCTGCGCGACTACCTCACGGACCTGTTCCCCATCCTGGAGCTGGGCACCAGCGCCAAGATGCTGTCGGTCGTCCCGCTGATGGCGGGCGGCGGCCTGTTCGAGACGGGCGCGGGCGGCTCCGCCCCCAAGCACGTCCAGCAGCTGGTCAAGGAGAACTACCTGCGCTGGGACTCCCTGGGCGAGTTCTTCGCCCTGGTGCCGTCCCTCGAGCAGTTCTCCGAGGCCACCGGCAACACCCGTGCCAAGGTGCTCGCCGACACCCTCGACCGCGCCACCGCGACCTTCCTCAACGAGGACAAGTCCCCGACCCGTCGCGTCGGCGGCATCGACAACCGCGGCAGCCACTTCTACCTGTCCCTGTACTGGGCGCAGGAGCTGGCCCGGCAGACCGACGACGCCGAGCTGGCCAAGGCCTTCGCCCAGCTCGCCGAGACGCTCGCCGCGAACGAGCAGGTCATCGTCGGCGAGCTGAACGCCGTCCAGGGCCGGCCGGCCGACATCGGCGGCTACTACCGGCCCGACCCGGCCAAGGCGGCGGCGGTCATGCGCCCGTCGGCCACCTGGAACGAGGCCCTCGCCTCGCTGAGCTGA